Proteins encoded within one genomic window of Misgurnus anguillicaudatus chromosome 18, ASM2758022v2, whole genome shotgun sequence:
- the rasl11b gene encoding ras-like protein family member 11B has protein sequence MRLIQNMSTIAEYPSAECPSSRVIKIAVIGASGVGKTALVVRFLTKRFIGDYERNVGNLYSREVQIDGDKVAIQVQDTPGVQVNANGLSCTDHVARSIQWADAVVMVYSVTDCRSFDLIGQLHQLVSRTHTDRSGTFPIILVANKADLLHVRRVDAQEGPLLASALGCSFYEVSASEDYSQVQGAFQRLCMDLAKQQPPIVQSQMAINASSCGTEKKRSPLIPRPKSPNMQDLKRRFKQVLSAKVRTVTSV, from the exons ATGCGCCTGATCCAGAACATGTCTACCATTGCGGAGTACCCGAGTGCTGAATGCCCGTCCAGCCGGGTCATTAAGATCGCAGTTATAGGAGCCAGCGGGGTTGGGAAAACCG CACTGGTGGTTCGTTTCCTTACCAAGCGATTTATCGGTGACTACGAGAGAAACGTCG GAAACCTGTACTCCAGAGAGGTGCAGATCGACGGAGATAAAGTAGCTATTCAAGTTCAAGACACACCGGGAGTTCAAGT GAATGCCAATGGATTGAGCTGCACTGATCACGTCGCCCGCTCCATTCAGTGGGCAGACGCTGTAGTTATGGTCTATTCTGTGACAGACTGTCGAAGCTTTGACCTCATTGGCCAGCTCCACCAGCTCGTTAGCCGCACTCACACGGACCGGTCCGGCACCTTTCCGATCATCCTGGTTGCCAACAAAGCCGACCTTCTCCACGTGAGGCGGGTGGATGCTCAAGAAGGTCCGCTGTTGGCCTCTGCGTTAGGCTGCTCCTTCTATGAAGTGTCTGCTAGCGAGGACTACAGCCAAGTCCAAGGTGCCTTCCAAAGATTGTGCATGGATTTGGCCAAGCAGCAGCCTCCGATCGTGCAGTCTCAGATGGCCATCAATGCATCTTCGTGTGGGACAGAAAAGAAAAGATCCCCTCTCATCCCACGACCCAAATCCCCCAACATGCAGGACTTGAAGAGGCGCTTCAAACAGGTGCTGTCTGCCAAGGTCCGTACCGTCACTTCCGTGTGA